The Ptychodera flava strain L36383 chromosome 7, AS_Pfla_20210202, whole genome shotgun sequence DNA window tctctctctctctctctctctctctctctctctctctctctcctctctctctctctctgagaggAAATAATCCTAATAAAATTTTAACTAAAACGATGACATCCAGAGAAATGGTAAAATCCATTAAGTGCCTAGAACACACAACTCTTGATTAACtcaaacaatatatttaaaGTCTGCATTAATGAgcattattttcagaaaaaagatgAGAAGAAACGTGTCGAAATAACGTCCTTTCTCGTTTATCATAGGGAGGTATCTTTTCAGATGTGTTTCTATACTATCACCTTGTGTCGGACAATGTAGGATGGGCTACAAACCGTTACGATGAAGAGATTGCTAggaaataaaatcatgatagCATATCGACATAGTAGATGTGATATAGCTTATCAATCGATTAAAACGAAACCTAGCGTTCTTTATAGTAAAGGTTAATCCCAAGCCGCAATCCCTTACCcttatttgctgcaaatttattTGTTAAGCCATGAACACAGTGTGCatgcaaatttgtcaaaatctCTCTTGTAATAAACGTTACCAACGATCGGTCTACTCATTAACATTAGAGAGAGTCAACATACAAGCAGGTCTTTATAACATATTCATCTGTTATAATGTTTCGCTCATTTCCCATGACTAATATTATATTGATCTGTGGTAGTAGAGAGACGTTGTTAAGATTGTCCCTTGCCGGGTAAGAATTCCGAGACTTTGAGAGACGATATAGCATGTACTCTTGAAGTTTGAGACTCCTGTTACAATTAACTGCCGTCAGGTCTACCGCCAAGTGATGCAGACATTAGTTTGGAGGGAGTAACAATACCTCTTCAGAAGACATGGCAACGGTCGTCGGGGAGGGGAGACTTCAAGTGAGAAGTATTGCAATGTGCTAAGGAAAACTCAAGTGTCAAATGTGAGTCAAAAAGCACAGGTGAAGGCACATCAATGGTAACTGATATGTGCTGGGTATCAAATAGGTACAAGTTATCGCTGTGGGTTAAGGTGCCTCTGAAAAATTCTTTAAGAGGTAAATTTTTCCCAAGAAGTTTTCACGTAATGTGACTTCTGGTAGGCATCCAAATTGTATGTTGATGCCTGCCATAGTGGTAATATTACGGAGTTCTATCTGAACCACTGAATGGCCGTAAAAGGCACTTTAATACGAACACTATTCAAAGAAAGTGATGAAAGCTATACACCAAAgtaacattttagctttttatCACATTGCCTCGCTCAACCTGCCTGCTGAATCACTAGAAATATTTCTTCGGGAGGTAATAAATATAGCATCACATCATATGCGATACCATATCGTATCATGTATTCATACCGATATTGCTACATCGTAGTGATGTTGACAGCAAATACCATACAATAGATGCCAAGGtgtgtatattatatatcaTAAGTTTCGGAATGTCCTATTTAAATCatgatttcacaatttcatctTTATTCACCTACAGTGTTAGAAGTTGTTTTCAAATTGAGACCAGGACACGAGGAGGAGGGAGCAGCCTATCTTGTAGTGCATCGGCATGTGTCAActcttgtgtttttttttacctgGGTGCTACAAAAGTCAAAGCCTACCTTGGCAAACACCATGTCCTACTAGCTATATTAATGGCCTACAACCAAAGAGACACTTTCAGTCCTTAAGCTCACAAGTTAGCACAACCATTACTCTTTCAGCATGCCTAGGCCTGATATGTCAAAGTCACAGCACTGATACTGACGAAGGGTAAAGTCCTAACCGAAATGCAGCGCCCTCTTCCGACAAGAATAAACGTTGTGTGAAATTGCATTCTCGTCTTCCGAATGGCTTCCGTTGAAACATGAATCACCTTTAATGTGGAACAAAAGAAGTAGCTGCAGTTTTGTTTATATCCGATAATCTTTCATCAAATCGCCAATAACCTTTGGTCAAATCAGTTTTTCGCCCATCTACTAAAATGGGTGAACAGTTTCTCAGAGTTAGGCATTGCTTATAAGCAATAAACATGAGTAGTTTCTTTTATCCAGTTTTAAAAGTATGCAAACTCGATTGACTGCTTCTTCCTTTATCACCAGAAAAAGAGCGTCTCTTTTGCAGAACGCATTGGGTGACTCTGGGTTCAATGATGATGCCCATAGAAATTTTCAGACATCCAAGACGTGTAAACGAAGAATTGCGACACTAATTCTGCATTAGGCCTAATTACAGTGGCCTGCATTTGCCAACTTGGCAAGGAATACAATTTAGAACACAAAGGATCAGGATGTCACATTCTGTTAGTTCACTTAATTTGCTCAGGACGACCAGTCATTCACGTCATCAAATCTCTAACCTATTCTTTTTTACCCACATGGCAAACTGATTCTGTTGAGTCGTTACGTGACGTCAGACTCGTTCTCGCTACTGTCTCATAACAGCATGCATCACGCTACTCTTTATCCCAAGATCATTCTTAGTTCTTTGTGCTATAGTATCTAGTCTCCCTCATgtcacaatattatttttcagtAAGTTTGCACAGAGTTATTTGAGCTACCCTCGTGGTTTTGTACAGAGCCTTCCACTGGATTGCTGGCTTATTCTCACAAGCAGGCAATAAGATGAATGCTTGATCAGTACGAGTGAATTCCATGGCCTGTTCTATACGACCATAGTATCATGGGAAGTCTGAGACTTGGCTAATTCAGTCTGAATTCATTTTACAGGTACCTTCACGTCACTgatacaaaatcaaaaatatcaataattgaTTTCGGGTATGGAAATTTCTTTAGTTCACACATGGTATAAATTTGTCATGGGACTCTAATTGCCATGGGACCATGCATACGACAAAAGCGGATTTTTTTCTGTACTCTCTTGAAAGTCTGCCTATATACAAACAACAAAGTATAACGTATGTATGTCAGATTGTTTGGTCATTCCCTACATAGTCTACACATCTTATAATTTGTCACGCATGTGAATTTCTCAAATAGGTACATGCTGGATCATAGagtaaaaaaatgtaatctaTAGTAACCAGCTGGCTGTAGTCTGCAGTCACTTTGCAAACGATTGTTGTCAACGCCTGAGGGCGATATCATCTTGCTTTACCGATGTGTTTAATTGCAGGCACTTTCATTTGTTTAGTAAGCCGAGCGTCATTGGTGCAAGTAGTTATATCAATGGAGGTAACTTTTGAGAGTCCACATATCCATCCCCGGAGAAGACAGTCCTTGGAAGACAGCCTATTTCACAGGGTACAGGGAAAAGTCCCCTTgggtggggaggaaggtgtttttttgtgcaacggtttaccttatttgattttattaattttgactgtgatatttcaaataaagagttcaactctacaccgtctgactgctttattattacctacaagtccttatctcctctgtAATTGCtctgaaaacattgccaacttgctaatccgctgtccgtatcagcggattaagtgattgagtcaacaccaaagccgtcccacacgcattaataatcctcggagcaattacagtggtgcaTACACACGTTGGAGAGgggataaggacttgtcggtaataataaagcagtcatacggtgtagagttgaactctttatttgaaatatcacagtcaacattaataaaatcaaataaggtaaaccgttgcacaaaaaacaccttcctccccaccccaggggactttcccCTGTACCCTGTGCCTATTTTGAACTTTGTCGACAATAAATAAGTACGTGAGTACATATGATCAAAGGCCCGTGCTTACACATAACAAAATACGTCGAAGTGGTTTCAatctgtgaatgcattaaacaGTGACTCCAAAGGTCAGGCTACTTTTTGAGAAAACGTTTATTTCATGAGAAAGCGTTCAATAACTTATGAAGTTTTCGACATTGCTGTTCCTTAGAAGAGTTATTCgcacatatttgcatattgagaTCCAAATGTAGTCACGTGATCAATATCTAAGAAGTGAATGGACAAAATCTGCTGAAAATAAATACAGAAGATATTGGACAAATGATGCTTTGATTGAGGTTAAAGAATACGAGTAGAAGATTTATCAACAGTGACAGACgaaattttcttaaaattatGACCGTTTTATGATGGTTTCGGCTGCATCAAGTTGATAATTTTGTGAATCTGTTCTTTTATGCAAACATGTATCACTATTTCTCTTCAACCATTGCCAGTATATTGGCCCCTTAAAATGTTGATTCTTCCCGAGCACAACGTAAATGTAGCATATCTGAAGGTATTGCCTCGGTCACGTGACTACGGTGGCtctcaaatatgtaaatatactgAGAGAATATTACTGAGGAGTTAAAATACGAGGACGTTATTATATTAATAATTCATTTTCCCCTTCAAATTACTATTACTCAAATTTCCTAAAGGAAGCTAATATAGTAGTGAAGAGCTTTACCCTAAACGCAGGAAAAAGATCAATTGTAACAGGTGATTTTTCGCAAACTCAACGAAGTAGAAAAATCATATCTTATACAATTTCGTAAGCAACTCAAAATTGCGATTCCATTAGCGTCCAGAATAAAAGAATCAATTAATAGAAGgatatttcttgaaaaaaagAATGGTCGTGTAATAGGGGCAAATATAAATTTCTTAAGCAACATCACTGAAGTAATTCTCTCCAATGTGTTTATTTCATCATAAAAAAgtgttttacaaatttaatcTTGAGTTTCCATGAAGATAAACTCAGCATCCGTACAGCCACGTTCCGGCACCACCTTTTCCACGCTTGCATTTATTGTACGGCCGGAGACTGCCACTGCGGATAGGATTAGGGCGAATTCCCCTGATTGGCGGTTCTTGAACCCCTCCGTCTCTTTTCCCGAAGTACCCTGGTTGTGCGACATTTGACAAAAGCGCCCTCAGCAGGTATTGCAATCGGAGGACGTCGGGATACGTTCTGCTGTTGTCGAACGCTTCGTCGGGATACAGTGTGTAATCGATGACGTCATCATCCTCGTTCAAGTAGTCTCTCCAAGGGTTCTCGTCAGCAAAGTCATAGATGGACCGTTTATTCCTGTGATTAGACTCGACTGTATTTTCCATCGGAGCACCCTGATAGGAAACAAAAAGTCTTTTAGATTAATTCTCAAATATGGTTTTAGAAAAACTTTCATAAATCGAGTCATTTATGGGAATTCAACGAGTGACGAATATTTATCGCAATTCTTGCTACCTTCTTTTGGACTGAAAAAGCCAACTTTGAGTGGTGTGCAATACATTTATTCCTGGAACCAATTCTCCTGCCGTCTTTTCAATCTATCTTACAGACAACACTAGCCTACACATTATGCatgcgtctctctctctctctctctctctctctctctctctctctctctctctctctctctcagtgttCGCTCTGAGACCGAAAAGCTAAAATAAGACATGGATGACACACTTTGATATCATGAGGTAAACGAAGGTAAATGGGATCACAAGGTCATTAAAATTCCATTCTTTGCTAGAGGTCACGTGATTCCACCGGGACCATATTTCGCCCTAACTTCATCACAACTCCATCGGATGTCATCACATCAGCACTCAGGGATGTCGAAGACGAGACCAACTGTAAATAGGTGTAAGCTGAAAACTAACTTGGGACTGTCTAAACATGCTACCTTTAGGGAGTTGACGAAATCTCTTGCAAAAGACAGCTTACCAGAAGACCAAATTTTAAAACCACACTTCCCGTGGCAACGCGTATGCACTGTTGTGCAATATCTACGGTTTCTAATGTTGTACATATTTCATAGAGATATGATTTAAGAACGGGAAATTATATTTCCTTAATATTGACTGTACTGCTTTAAATAATAACGTTGGTATGACACTACATTGAATAATCATATGAGGAAACCAGTGCAAAATCGAACAGTCCTGACGTAGGCAATACCTAAAGTGCTAAACACAGTGTTGAGAGCATTCATTAAAGCTGAAATTCAGGactatttttttataaattcgTTCGCTGGAGTCTGTTCGACAAATAACagagtttgttgttgttgttgt harbors:
- the LOC139136872 gene encoding uncharacterized protein, with translation MWLNVISITLVVALNVTVFCQGAPMENTVESNHRNKRSIYDFADENPWRDYLNEDDDVIDYTLYPDEAFDNSRTYPDVLRLQYLLRALLSNVAQPGYFGKRDGGVQEPPIRGIRPNPIRSGSLRPYNKCKRGKGGAGTWLYGC